The sequence below is a genomic window from Streptomyces sudanensis.
CTCCGAGACCCTGACGACCTGGGAGGCGAGGCAGGTGGCGTGGGCGAAGGCGAGGACGGCGGTCTCCTCGCCGACGAACAGCACGGTGCTGGTGCGCTCCTGCCGGGGGTCCCCCGGGGTGCGGCAGGAGGTGCAGTCGTAGCTGTCCGGGGCGTTGCCGCCGGTGAGCAGCCGGTCGGCTTCGTCGTCACCGATCTCGGCGCGTACGTCCTCGCTGACGTCGAGCATGCGCGGCACGGGTGGCTCCTCGGACTCGTTGGTGCGTGCGGTACCGGGCGGGTCCCGGCACACCTCGTGACGGGTTCAACGGGCGAGCGCCGAGCGGGTCACGCGCGGCGGCCGGACCACCGGGAGCCGTGCCCGGCCCGCCCCGGCCCGCCCGGGCGGGCGGGTCTGCCGACCGGGTGGGTTCGCGGCGCGGCCGGGCGGCGCGCCGGTGCGCCGGGGCGGCACCGCGGGGAGCGGTGCCTAGCGTGGCCCGATGCCGAAGCAGCCGAGACCCCCGCGCACCCGGCGCGTGCGAGGCGCCGCCGCCTCGCTGTCCGTGCTCGTCCTGGCGCTGGCCTGCGCCCTCGTACCGGCCCCGCCGCGCGACGCGGCCGCCTGGGCCTCCCCGCCCCCTGCCGGGGCCCTCCCCGCCCGGGAGCACCGGGCGCCCGCCGCCGGACACGCCGACTGCCCCGGCGACTGGCCCTGGGGGTGCGTCGCCCTCTGCGAGAGCGGCGGACGCTGGGACGCCGACACCGGCAACGGCTTCTACGGAGGGCTGCAGTTCAAGCAGTCCACCTGGGAGGAGTCCGGCGGCCTGACGTACGCGCCGCGCGCCGACCTGGCGAGCCGCGCGCAGCAGATCGCGGTCGCGCAGGAGGTGCTGCGCCGGCAGGGGTGGGCCGCGTGGCCCACGTGCTCCCGCCGGTACGGGCTGTCCGGCCGGTACCACACGGTCCAGCCGGGCGACTCGCTGAGCGCGGTGGCGCGGCGGTTCGGCGTCGCCGGCGGCTGGCGGGCGCTGTACGAGGCGAACCGGGACGTGGTGGGAGACGACCCCGACACCGTCCTGCCCGGTCTGATGCTGCGCATCCCGTAGGCCCCGGGACACCCCCGCCGCCGGGGGAGGGGCGCCCCGCGGGGCGGCCGGACGGGCCGGGCACGGCGGGTCCGGGGCGCCGGGCAGGCGGAGACGGTCCCGCACCCGCGGCGCCGTCCGCGCCGTCCGGCCGCCCGCACGGCCCCGCACCCGGCCGGCCGTGCCCGCCGGCTCCGGCGCGGCCCCCGGCGGGAGCCGAGTACAGTCCACCTCTGACGACCTATCGACCTGGGGACCCGGCTGCGCGATGCACATCTCCTTCCTGCTCCACAACGCGTACGGGATCGGCGGCACCATCCGCACGACCTTCAACCTCGCCGAGGCGCTCGCCGCCCGCCACGAGGTGGAGATCGTCTCCGTCTTCCGCCACCGCGACGAGCCGACCCTCGGGGCCCCCGCCGGCGTGACCATGAAGCACCTCGTCGACCTGCGCAGGCACAGCCCCGGCTACGACGGCGACCACCCCGACTACCGGCGGCCGGCCGAGGTCTTCCCGCGCGGTGACGGCCGCTGGAAGCAGTACAGCCGCCTCACCGACGCGAGGATCGCCGCGCACCTGGGGACGGTGGAGGCGGACGTCGTCGTCGGCACCCGTCCCGGACTGAACGTGCACATCGCCCGGCAGACCCGCCGCGGCCCCGTGCGCGTCGGCCAGGAGCACCTCACCCTGGACAGCCACGGCTACCGGCTGCGCCGCGAGATCGGCTTCCGCTACCCGCTGCTCGACGCCGTCACCACCGTCACCGAGGCCGACGCCCGCTCGTACCGCACCCGGCTCAGACTGCCCGGCGTCCGCATCGACGCCGTCCCCAACAGCGTCCCCGCGCCGAGCGTCGAACCCGCCGACTCCACCGCCAGGTGGGTCGTCGCCGCCGGCCGGCTCACCCGGGTCAAGCGGTACGACCTGCTGGTGGAGGCGTTCGCGAAGGTCGTCGCGGCCCGTCCCGACTGGCGGCTGCGGATCTACGGCTCCGGCGACGCCACCGGCAACGAGAAGGACGCCCTGCGGGCCCTGATCGAGCGGCGCGGGCTGCACAACCACGTCTACCTCATGGGCCCCGCCCACCCCCTCGAACCGGAGTGGGTCAAGGGGTCCGTCGCGGCCGTCACCTCCCGCATGGAGTCCTTCGGCATGACCATCGTGGAGGCGATGCGCTGCGGGCTGCCCGTCGTCTCCACCGACTGCCCGCACGGCCCCCGCGAGATCATCGAGGACGGCGTCGACGGGCGGCTGGTCCCGGTCGGGGACGCGGACGCCGTGGCCGAGGCGCTGCTCGGCCTCATCCAGGACGACGAGCTGCGGCGCCGCGCCGGGCGGGCCGCGCTCGCCGCGTCCCGCCGCTTCGACCCGGCGCGGATCGCGGAGCGGCACGAGGCGATCTTCGCGGAACTGGTCGCCCGCGGACCGGGCGGCGCCTCCCGCGGCCGGGTCCGCGACGCGCTGCACCGCGTGCGGGGCGCCGCCCTCGACGCCGCGTACTCCGCCCGCTACCGGGCCGCCGACGCCCTCCGGAAGGGGAAGCGCGCATGACCGGCACCACGGACGCCTCCGGGAGCGGCGATCCGCGCGCCGACTGCGTCGCGGACTCCGCGGGCGGCATCACCTTCGACATAGCGGGCCACGACGTGCACCGCTCCTCCCCGGCGGGGCCGGGCGGGGAGCCCGGGGCGGAGCCGGTCCTGGTGCTGCGCCGACGCGGCGCCGACCCGGCCGAGGAGACGCGGCTGCCGCTCACCCCGACCGGCGGGGGCCGGTCGCGGGCCGTCCTGCCCAGCACGGTCGAACTGGCGGAGGGGCACTGGGACGTGGCCGTGGGGGACCGCCCGGTGGAGCCGGGCGTCCGCGACGTGCGGGCCCTCGTCGACCGCCTGCCCGACCCCTCCGGGCCGGTCGCCGCCCGCGTCCCGTACCCCACGCCCGACGGGCGGCTCGCCGTGCGGAGCTGGCTGCGCGCCCGGCACGCCGAGGCCGGCGACCTGACCTTCGGGGAGGGCGGCTGCACGGTCGAGGGCCGGCTGTACGGCGCCGAACTGGGCGCCGGCGCGGTGGCCGAGGCGCGGTGGGGCGGCGAGGTGCGGGAGGTGCCGGTGGCCGGCGAGGGCGGCGCGTTCGCCTTCACGGTGCCCTACGGCCGGCTCGCGGCGCCCCCGCCGGACCGGCAGCGGATGTGGCAGCTGTGGCTCCGGCCCGCGGCCGGCGCCGGGCCGGTGCGGGTCGCCCGGATCCTCGACGACGTGTGGGACCGCCGGAGCGTCTTCGTCTACCCGGAGCACGAGGGCGACGGGTTCCGCGCGGCGCCCTGCTACAGCGCCGACAACGAGCTCTGCGTCCGGGTCGTCCCGGTCCCGTAGCCCTTCCGCGCACGCCGGCCCCGGCCGCCCCGTCCGCGGCCGGGGCCCCTCCCGTGAGGGCCCCGGTGCGGTCGGCCGCCATTCCCGGAAACACCGGTGGGCACACCGCGGGAAGGTGCGGGAATCGTGTGGAGGAATCGTGGAACACGCGTGTCGGTGCTACCGGGGCGAGGTGGCCCGGGGAATTCCGGAACAGGAGAACACGGGCCGCTCCGACCGCGGGGAGAATTGCTCCGGAACGCCTCTCCGCCCGTCCCGTCGGGGAAAAGACCCGGCCACCGCGGAACAGGTTCCTGTGACATACATGTGACACACCGCGTACAGGCGGATGGCGGCACCCGTACGGGGACGCCTACGGTGGGGCCATGGCATCGACACCCACCACACCCCCCGAGCGACCCGACGAACCCGACACGTACGTCGGCCTCGACGAGCAGGAGGCCGCGAGCCTGGCCCGCTCCCGGGGCTGGACGACCGTGCGGACGCTGCCGCCCGGCGTCATGATCACGCTCGAGTACCTGGAGGGCCGCATCAACTTCGAGGTGCGCGACCACACCGTCACCCGCTGCTGGACGGGCTGACTCCGGCGGCACGGGGAAGGCCCCGGCGCCGGGCCGGGGCCTTCCCCTCCTCGTGCGGGCCGCCGCCGGCGGCTCACCCGCCCGTCGCCGGACGGGAGCGCGGCGGCCTGCGGCTGCCCGCCGGGGTGACGGGCATCCGCTCGGAGCGCAGCGCCGCGTGCGTACGGGGCTGCGACAGGGTCGTGCGGATGCTCGCGGCGTGGGCCGCGGCCCCGGCGCCCACCGCCCCGGCGCCCGCCAGCGGTTCGAGTACCGGCTCNNNNCNGCCCCCGCGGCCGGCCGCGGGGGCTGCGCGTCCGGCAGCCGCCCGGCGACCGCCACCGGCGCCACCGGCAGCACGGGGGCGGGCGCGCGGCGGCCTTCCCGCAGCCGGTCGCGGACCCGGTCCCGCACGCCGAGGAGCAGTACCTCGGCCCGGGCGATCAGCGGCTCGCACCACGGCAGGCCCAGCAGGATCAGCAGACCTGCGGCCCATCCCAGCAGCACGTCGCTCAGCCAGTGCGTACCGAGGTAGACCGTGGTGAGGCCGACGCCCAGGGCGACCACGGCGGAGAGGGCCGACAGATGGCGGCGCGCTCGCGGCGTGGTGGCCAGGTAGGAGAGGATTCCCCAGGTCACCACGGCGTTGGCGGTGTGCCCGGAAGGGAATATATCGCCGCCCGCGAACAGTTCGGCCGAGCCGATCTGCGTCGCGTAGTGCGGGCCGAGCCTCCCCAGGCCGATCTTCACGGCGCCCACCGTGACGTTCAGCAACAGCAGTGCCGTGCCCAGCACCAGCAGCGGGCGCAGGGTGTGCTGCCGCCAGGACCGCCAGCCGAGCCAGGCCGCCACCATCACCGCCGTCGGACCGCGCTGGCCGAGCACGACGAAGTAGTCGAGCGGCGCGTGCAGCTCGGGCCACTGCTGGTACGGCCGGAACAGCATGACCTTCCAGTCGACGAGCACCAGCCACGTCGACGCGAGCACGGCCACGACGATGGCCAGGTAGAACACGGACGTCCCGCCGAAGAGGGCGAGACGCGTGCGGCTCATCCGCGGGATCTCCGACTTCGGCGGTTCCGGCTCCCGGTCCAGCCGGGCAAAGATGTCGGTACGCACGCGATCGACGTTACAGGGAGTGAGTGTCAGGCCAGGCCGATCCGGTCTCTTTGTGATGACGATGTGATGTGGAGTGGGTCTCGGCGGCTGTTTATCCGATTCTTATCCATAAAGCGGCGGGAGGGTTCGCCGTAATGCTCCGAGGGGTTCTTCCGTAAGCGTGTTTGCGCGCCGGAGGGAAATACGCCACCGCCGCTTCCCCGTGGAATTGGTACGCCGTTCGGGTCGCCGCCGGCGCGTTGCGGCCGGCCCCCGCGTGGCGCATGCCACACGTCCGGGCGCGTCCCTTTGAGAGGTGGGCCACGCGCCGTCCGTCCCACGTCACGTAGGCTGACGTCTCGCTCTCCCACCCCCGGAGGGCCGAACACGCCCGGTCGGGGGCTCCCCGGACACCGGGTCGCCCCGCGGGGGTNNCCCCTTCCCCGGCCGGCGCCCGCCGAGCGCGACAGAGTTCCACGCGGGAGGTAGCTACATGTCGGGAACGACCAGTGTCGGAGTGCGTCTGCGCGCCGCCGGCGGCGGTGCCGACCGCTGGGTCGTCCTGTTCGTCCTCTGTGTCAGCCTGCTGCTGGTCGCCCTGGACGCGACCGTCCTCCACGTCGCCGTCCCCGCGGTCACCGAGGACCTCAGACCCAGCTCCACCGCCCTGCTGTGGATCGTCGACGCCTACCCCCTCGTCTGCGCC
It includes:
- a CDS encoding transglycosylase family protein; the protein is MPKQPRPPRTRRVRGAAASLSVLVLALACALVPAPPRDAAAWASPPPAGALPAREHRAPAAGHADCPGDWPWGCVALCESGGRWDADTGNGFYGGLQFKQSTWEESGGLTYAPRADLASRAQQIAVAQEVLRRQGWAAWPTCSRRYGLSGRYHTVQPGDSLSAVARRFGVAGGWRALYEANRDVVGDDPDTVLPGLMLRIP
- a CDS encoding glycosyltransferase family 4 protein → MHISFLLHNAYGIGGTIRTTFNLAEALAARHEVEIVSVFRHRDEPTLGAPAGVTMKHLVDLRRHSPGYDGDHPDYRRPAEVFPRGDGRWKQYSRLTDARIAAHLGTVEADVVVGTRPGLNVHIARQTRRGPVRVGQEHLTLDSHGYRLRREIGFRYPLLDAVTTVTEADARSYRTRLRLPGVRIDAVPNSVPAPSVEPADSTARWVVAAGRLTRVKRYDLLVEAFAKVVAARPDWRLRIYGSGDATGNEKDALRALIERRGLHNHVYLMGPAHPLEPEWVKGSVAAVTSRMESFGMTIVEAMRCGLPVVSTDCPHGPREIIEDGVDGRLVPVGDADAVAEALLGLIQDDELRRRAGRAALAASRRFDPARIAERHEAIFAELVARGPGGASRGRVRDALHRVRGAALDAAYSARYRAADALRKGKRA
- a CDS encoding I78 family peptidase inhibitor — translated: MASTPTTPPERPDEPDTYVGLDEQEAASLARSRGWTTVRTLPPGVMITLEYLEGRINFEVRDHTVTRCWTG